In the genome of Acidovorax sp. 69, the window GCGACCAGTTGGTCCTGGAGATGCGGCCCACCTTGCAGAGTCAGGCCTTTCGGCCCGAGTCCATGGTCATTGACGTGGTGTACGAGGACGCCCACCTGCTGGTGGTGAACAAACCGGCTGGATTGGTCGTTCATCCGGCGCCAGGCAACTGGAGTGGGACCTTGCTTAACGGCTTGCTCGCGCGAGATGAAAAGGCGCTGCTGGTTCCGCGTGCTGGCATTGTTCACCGACTTGACAAGGACACCAGTGGCCTCATGGTTGTGGCCCGAGACCGCGCCACGATGGATGCATTGGTCACTTTGATTGCCGAGCGCAAAGTCAAGCGACAGTACGTTGCCATGGCGCATGGTGGCTGGACGGGGCCCAAAAGCCGCTCGGTGGAAGCTCCTATCGGAAGGGATCCCCGCAACCGGCTCCGAATGGCTGTTGTGGATCTCGCTCTGCATGCGGGAAAGTCCGCACGGACCGACGTGTTGTGCTTGGAGGCCAGCGAGCATGGGTGCTGGGTGCAGTGCACCTTGCACACGGGGCGTACACACCAGATTCGGGTGCATATGGCCTCGTTGAGGCACCCTTTGGTCGGAGACAGTTTATATGGCGGAGCCCCGCTTGGGGGCATGCAACGCCAGGCGCTGCATGCTTACCGACTGGCGTTCGTGCATCCGATGACGGGAAACGCGCTGGAGTTTCATGCGCCGGTGCCTGGGGATATGCGGCAGGCACTGTCTTTTTGGGGGCTGGGCTACAATGCGCCCTGACGGCCAAATCGGCCTCTAGCCCGAAGACGGAGTCCCGCCGGGCTCTTGCGTCGCGCCAGCGTCCTTGCACAGCGCGCCATTGATTGCCCCCTGCTGTTGATGTGACACCCGTTGCAACGCGTGGCACTTTTCCAGGAATCGCTGAACCATGAACACGGTGGATGCCAAAAGGGTCCTCGAAACTGCGTTGATTTGCGCGCAGCAGCCAGTGCCTTTGCGCGAACTGCGGGTGCTTTTTAACGATGCGTTGGGCTCTGATACGCTGAAAATTTTGCTGCAAGAGTTGCAGCTTGACTGGGCACAGCGTGGAGTGGAGCTGGTCCCGGTGGCCACCGGTTGGCGTTTTCAAAGCCGCCCTGAGATGCGTGAATACCTTGACCGGCTGCATCCTGAGAAACCTCCGCGTTATACGCGGGCAACCATGGAAACCTTGGCCATCATTGCCTACCGCCAGCCGGTGACGCGTGGTGATATTGAGGACATTCGAGGAGTAACGGTCAATAGTCTGATCATCAAACAATTGGAAGATCGGGGCTGGGTGGAGGTCATCGGGCACAGGGAAACCGTAGGACGCCCTGCGCTGTTTGCAACCACCCGCCAGTTTTTGGATGACATGGGCTTGCAGTCCCTCGATCAATTGCCGGTGCTTGATGATCCTTCGGGCAATGTGAATGTGTTGGAAGCCATGGCAGCTGCCGCCCAGGGCTCGATTGAGACGGAGCCTGTGTTGGCGGCGGGTGTGCCTGAGGCAGAGGTGCACCAAGCCCTTACCCCTCTATTGGACCGCGTTGATGCGCCGCCAATGGATGATTTTTTTCAGACAACGGAGATTGATCTCCGTGATGACCATGCTGATACCCCGGGTGGTATTCAGGGAAACATTTGATGAACGATACGACCCCCGAAAATCCGGACGCAGTGCCGGTGGCTGATGTCGCTGACACGGCCTCGGCTACCAAGAAGCCCGCAGCCAAGCGTGCGCCGCGCAAGAAGGCCTTGCCTGCTGCTGAGGCGGCACCGGTGAGTTCCTCCGATGCGGTCGTCGCAGCCGAAGGGGTCCATGAATCGTCCGTTGAGATGCCGCTGGCCGTTGATGTTGTGGTAAAAGCCGTGCCAATGGCCGTCGCGGCGGGGGCTTCCGATGTCGGGAGCGCTGCCCCACAAGAAGCGCGCAGGAATCACGGCGAGCCACAGAGTCGCCAGCCGCGTCCGCAAGGCGCTGGTCGCGACAAGCGTAAGGCAGCGTCGGCGGTGGATGGTTACCAATTTGAAGATGTGGTCTCTGGCCGCTTTGATGAGGATGATGCGTCGGCAGAAGCAGTTCCTGCAAAGCGGGTCTTGTTGCCGCAGGTTGAAACGCCCAAGCTCCACAAGGTGCTGGCTCAGGCGGGGCTTGGCTCGCGACTGGAAATGGAGCAATTGATTCTGGAGGGGCGTATCTCCGTGAACAACGAGCCCGCCCATATCGGCCAGCGCATCCAGTTCGGAGATCAGGTCAAGGTCAATGGCAGGCCCATTCGCTATCGCATTGACCCGCCTCCGGCACGCGTTATTGCGTACCACAAGCCTGTGGGTGAAGTGGTGACCCATGACGACCCCCAAAACAGACCGACTGTTTTTCGCAAGCTGCCTCGGCTGATGCAGGGCAAATGGCAGTCTGTGGGGCGTCTGGATTTGAATACCGAAGGTTTGCTGCTGTTTACCAGTTCGGGTGAATTGGCCAACAAACTCATGCATCCCCGTTTCGGCCTGGAGCGTGAATACGCGGTGCGTGTGCTGGGTGCGCTCAGTAACGAGGAAAAGCAGAAGCTGCTGGATGGCGTGCGCCTGGATGACGGCATGGCGTCGTTTGGCTCTATCGAAGATGGGGGTGGTGAAGGTTCCAATTGTTGGTACAGGGTCACCATTTCTGAAGGGCGCAACCGCGAGGTGCGGCGCATGCTGGAATCTGTGGGCCATGCGGTGAGTCGCCTGATCCGTATCCGTTACGGCGCGATGGTGCTTCCCCGGGGGTTGAAGCGAGGTGCCTGGATGGAGTTGGATGAAAGCGATATCCGCGCTCTGGTTCAGGCGGCGGGTGCCGCTCGTCCCGAGGCGGCCGAAGGGCGCGCGGAGGCTGGGGTTGGTGAGCGCAGTGGCAGTGGCTATCGGAACAAGGGCCGCGGGGGGCTTCGCGGTGGTGATGGGCCGCGTCGCGATATGTCTCAGGGCGGTGGCGCTCGTGGTCAGCAACCTCGTCGTGATGGCGGGGGGCAAGGGCAGGGCGTGCGTGGCAACAAGGCCGATAGTGGTGATCGTCAGCGCGGTGGCTCCCAGCCCGATCCGATGAAAACGTCCGTTGGCTATATCGGCATGGACAGCCTTTCAAGGCAGCGGCAAGACAAACGCCGTCCGGGTGGCGGTGGTCCCCGGCGTGGCGGCGGGCGTTGAGTCTGTGCAGGGCTTCCACGGTTAGAATCGAGGGCTTTGTCCGATGGGCAAACGAATCACAGCAACATTCATTCAGGAATATCAAAATGGCTATCGAACGCACTCTCTCTATCATCAAGCCCGACGCAGTGGCCAAGAATGTCATCGGTCAGATCTACGCGCGTTTTGAAGCCGCTGGCCTCAAGGTGGTGGCTGCACGCATGGCCCATCTGTCGCGCCTGGAAGCTGAGCAGTTCTACGCTGTGCACAAGGCGCGTCCATTCTTCAAGGATCTGGTGGACTTCATGATCTCGGGTCCCGTGATGATTCAAGCCCTGGAAGGCGAGAACGCGATTCTGAAGAACCGCGAACTGATGGGCGCCACGGACCCCAAGAAGGCAGAAGCAGGCACCATTCGCGCTGATTTCGCTGACAGCATCGATGCCAATGCGGTGCACGGTTCGGATGCCGCCGAGACGGCCGCTGCGGAAGTGGCTTTCTTCTTCCCCGGTCTGAACATTTTCTCGCGCTGATATGGTGGCTCCCATGCCTGTTCCCGCAACCGTGGGATGTCTGCGCCATGGGGGCAGTTGTGTCCGGCCCACTGGGAGGTCGGCGCAATGACGACCAATTTGCTGGAGTTTGATCTCGACGGCCTTGCGGCCTTTTGTGAGCAGCTGGGTGAAAAGCGCTTTCGCGCGACCCAACTGTTCCGCTGGATTCATCAGCGTGGTGCGAGCAACTTCGACGCCATGAGCGATCTGGCCAAGGCTTTGCGTGGCAAGCTCAATGGGTGTGCGAAGGTGGAGGCCCTGCCGGTTGTCTCTGAGCATGTCTCCTCGGATGGCACGGTGAAGTGGTTGTTTGATGTGGGGGATGGCAATGCGGTCGAGGCCGTGTTCATCCCCGAGGATGACCGTGGAACGCTGTGTGTGTCATCGCAAGCGGGGTGCGCGGTGGGGTGCCGTTTTTGCTCCACGGGGCATCAGGGTTTCAGCCGAAATTTGACCACCGGCGAGATACTGGCTCAGTTGTGGTTTGCCGAGCACACCCTTCGGCAGCGCTTTAATACTGAAGAGCGCGTGATCTCCAACGTGGTCATGATGGGAATGGGCGAGCCGCTGCAGAACTACGCGGCGCTGGTGCCGGCCTTGCGTGTGATGTTGGACGACCACGGGTATGGGCTCTCGCGGCGGCGTGTGACGGTCTCTACGTCGGGTGTCGTGCCCATGATGGACCGTCTTTCCCAAGACTGCCCGGTCGCTTTGGCGGTTTCTTTGCACGCTCCGAACGACCCATTGCGTGACAATTTGGTGCCGCTCAATCGCAAGTACCCGATTCAGGAGTTGCTGGAGGCCTGCAGCCGCTACTTGGCTCATGCGCCTCGCGACTTCATCACATTCGAGTATTGCATGCTGGATGGCGTCAATGACCAAATGGAGCACGCGCAGCAGCTTGTCGAATTGGTCAAGCGTTCCGGGGTCCGTTGCAAATTCAACCTGATTCCCTTCAATCCTTTTCCCGCATCAGGGCTCTTGCGGTCGGCGCAAAATCAGGTTGCTGCTTTTGCGAAGGCTTTGAGCGATGCCGGGATTGTCACGACGGTGCGAAAGACCCGGGGTGATGATATCGATGCGGCCTGTGGTCAGTTGGCTGGCGATGTCAAAGACCGAACCCGTGCCGCTGAGCGCATGGCAAAGCAGCGCACAATCGTGCTCAAACCGGTGACTTGATCAGGCGATCGGCAAACTTCAAGGAGGCTCTACATGGTGGGATTGGTTGGACGCTGGCAGCATTTCGGCCGCTGGACATTCGCGACATGTAGTGCGGTGGTATGCCTCGTGGCGCTTCAGGGGTGCGCGACAACCAACAATATGGCCGCCGTCAGTGATGCGGATGCCGGTTTGGTGACGCCCTCCGATGAGCCTGAAACACGGCGCCGCGCCCGCATTCGCCTGGAGCTTGCGGCGAACTATTTCGAGATGGGGCAGACCACCGTGGCCTTGGATGAGGTCAAACAGGCGCTTGCTGCAGACCCCAGCTATGCCGACGCTCTCAACCTGCGTGGATTGATTTATATGCGGTTGAATGATTATCCGCAGGCCGAAGACAGTTTTCGCCGCGCATTGGCGTTGCGGGGCAACGATTCCAATTTGCTTCACAATTATGGCTGGTTGTTGTGCCAGCAACAAAAGTATGCGGATGCGGATCAATTTTTTGGTCGGGCGATTGCCAATCCTGCGTATACCGCCCGCGGCAAGACGCTGATGGCGCGGGGGCTTTGCCAGTCAGGGGCCGGTCAATTTGCAGAAGCTGAGCAGTCGTTTCTCAAGGCCTATGAAATGGACGCGGCCAATCCGGTGGTGGGTTACCACCTTGCGGCCCTGTTGCTGCGGCGCAATGAGCTGACCCGGTCGCAGTTCTATATTCGGCGCCTCAATAATGGCGAGTATGCCAACTCCGAGTCGTTGTGGCTGGGTATTAAGGTGGAGCGCGCTTTGGGTGACTCTGTGGCCATGAGGCAACTGGCGGGCCAGTTGCGCAAGCGATTCCCGGATTCGCGGGAATTAGGTGCTTACGAACGCGGGGCTTTCAATGAGTGAGGTTGTGGAGAGTGGTGGTGGTTTGACGGCGGGTGGGTTGCTCCGAGAGGCCCGTTTGGCATCCGGATTGCACATCGCAGCGCTGGCAGTGGCGCTGAAGGTGCCTGTCAACAAGCTGGAGGCTTTGGAGGCAGACAACTTTACGGTGCTGCCTGACACCGTGTTTGTGCGCGCCTTGGCGTCCAGTGTGTGCCGGACTCTCAAGATCGACCCCGTTCCCATTTTGTCGCTACTGCCGCAAAGCCCTAGTCCACGCTTGTCTGCTGACAGTGCGGGGATCAATGCCCCGGTCAAGGGCCGCGTGGGCAAGTCTTCCGTGTCCTCGGCTTCATTTTCCGGCGGAGGGGCTGTCTCCCGGCCCGTGGCATGGGTTGTTCTCGCTCTGCTTGTGGGGGCGCTGATTCTGTATTTCTTTCCTCGACATGAAGAGGGTTCTACCTTGTCTGAGGTAGTGGCGGTCATGCCTCCCGATGCCGTATCGGTAGAGGTGCCCGCTTCTACCGCTGCGGCAGAGCGTCCCGCAGAGACCCATATGGGGGGCTTGCCGGCAACAACAGCCACGGTTGCTGCAACGGCCACCGTTGTTACGCCGGCAGTGGCGCCGGCGTCGGTTGCCCTGGTCCCGGCATCGGTGCCTGCCGTGTTGACAGGTGCGGATGTGGCTGCTGACGCATTGACGGGCACACTGGTATTGCGCGCACGCAGTGCATCATGGGTTCAGGTAAAAGACGCTACGGGTGCTCTGGCTTTGCAGCGCAGTTTGGCGGCGGGGGAGTCTGTATCGGTGTCGGCCCCCACCCCACTGGCTGTTGTTGTGGGGCGCGCAGATGCGACGGAGGTGATTGTTCGTGGCAAACCGTTCGATCTGACCGCCGTATCGCGTGAAAACGTCGCTCGTTTCGAGGTGAAGTAGTGCAGAACCCTTTGCGTGATTTTGGCCCCGTTGCGGTCGCTGCTCCTTTGCCCCGTCGTTCACGCCAGGCAAAGATTACTTGGGGCTCCCGGATTGTCACCGTGGGTGGTGATGCTCCAGTGCGGGTGCAGTCCATGACGAATACGGACACAGTGGATGTTATCGGTACAGCGATTCAAGTCAAGGAACTGGCCCAGGCAGGCTCTGAGTTTGTCCGCATCACCGTCAATACCCCGGAGGCGGCAGCCGCAGTGCCCCATATCCGCGAACAGCTGGACAGGATGGGTGAGAGCGTGCCGCTGGTGGGGGATTTCCACTACAACGGCCACCGCCTTCTCACGGATTTCCCGGACTGTGCGCAGACGCTCTCCAAGTACCGTATCAACCCGGGCAATGTTGGTAAGGGCGACAAGCGCGACAGGCAGTTCGGCCAGATGATCGATGCCGCCATGCGCTGGGACAAGGCAGTGCGTATTGGTGTGAATTGGGGCAGCCTGGACCAGGAGCTGCTTGCCAGTCTGATGGATGAAAATAGCCGGCGCGCACAACCCTGGGAGGCGCGGCAGGTGATGTACGAGGCGCTGATTACCTCCGCCATTGAGTCTGCTCGGCAAGCCGAAGGCATGGGTTTGAATGGCGATCAGATCATCCTCTCGTGCAAAGTCAGCGGCGTGCAGGACCTGATTGCTGTCTACCGGGCACTCGCGCGCCGTTGTGACTATGCGTTGCATCTGGGGCTGACCGAGGCAGGTATGGGCACCAAGGGTACTGTGGCATCCAGCACGGCGCTGGGGGTCCTGCTTCAGGAGGGAATTGGCGACACCATTCGTGTCTCGCTCACCCCCCAACCCGGCGAAGCGCGTACGCAGGAGGTGGTGGTTGCCTCTGAAATTCTGCAGTCGCTGGGTCTGCGTGTGTTCGTTCCCAGTGTCACCGCTTGCCCGGGCTGCGGGCGCACCACGAGCACCACGTTCCAGGAGTTGGCCAAGCAGATTGATGACTACTTGCGCGCGCAAATGCCTGTTTGGCGTGTGCGCTACCCGGGTGTGGAAGGCATGAAGGTGGCTGTGATGGGCTGCATCGTCAATGGCCCCGGTGAGAGCAAACATGCCGACATTGGCATTAGCCTGCCTGGTACAGGCGAGGCCCCGGCCGCTCCTGTGTTTATTGACGGCGAAAAGGCCCTGACCCTGCGCGGTGAACGCATTGCCGATGAGTTCCATGCCATCGTCGAGCAGTACGTCGAGCGGCGCTACGGGCGACATTGATTTGCTACTAAAATGATAGCTTTTGGCGCATGATTTATGGGCGCCAGAGCCCATTTTCATTCAAAAATTCAGGAAAATATCGTAGTGAGTAAAGTGCAGAAGCTGAGCGCCGTCAAAGGCATGAACGACATCCTGCCCGCCTCGGTGCCTCGCACCGAAAAGCTGCCGACCTCCGCGCGCTGGCAGTGGTTCGAGGTGGCGGTGCGCAAGGTGCTTGCCCGCTATGGATACCAGTACATGCTGACACCCATCGTAGAGCCCACGGCG includes:
- a CDS encoding RluA family pseudouridine synthase, coding for MSDDLLVDESEALVGVDSELRSMVVGVAQHAARLDKALADLVPEFSRSYLQQLLVQGLVSLNGKPTSKASARVKAGDQLVLEMRPTLQSQAFRPESMVIDVVYEDAHLLVVNKPAGLVVHPAPGNWSGTLLNGLLARDEKALLVPRAGIVHRLDKDTSGLMVVARDRATMDALVTLIAERKVKRQYVAMAHGGWTGPKSRSVEAPIGRDPRNRLRMAVVDLALHAGKSARTDVLCLEASEHGCWVQCTLHTGRTHQIRVHMASLRHPLVGDSLYGGAPLGGMQRQALHAYRLAFVHPMTGNALEFHAPVPGDMRQALSFWGLGYNAP
- the scpB gene encoding SMC-Scp complex subunit ScpB, which produces MNTVDAKRVLETALICAQQPVPLRELRVLFNDALGSDTLKILLQELQLDWAQRGVELVPVATGWRFQSRPEMREYLDRLHPEKPPRYTRATMETLAIIAYRQPVTRGDIEDIRGVTVNSLIIKQLEDRGWVEVIGHRETVGRPALFATTRQFLDDMGLQSLDQLPVLDDPSGNVNVLEAMAAAAQGSIETEPVLAAGVPEAEVHQALTPLLDRVDAPPMDDFFQTTEIDLRDDHADTPGGIQGNI
- a CDS encoding pseudouridine synthase is translated as MNDTTPENPDAVPVADVADTASATKKPAAKRAPRKKALPAAEAAPVSSSDAVVAAEGVHESSVEMPLAVDVVVKAVPMAVAAGASDVGSAAPQEARRNHGEPQSRQPRPQGAGRDKRKAASAVDGYQFEDVVSGRFDEDDASAEAVPAKRVLLPQVETPKLHKVLAQAGLGSRLEMEQLILEGRISVNNEPAHIGQRIQFGDQVKVNGRPIRYRIDPPPARVIAYHKPVGEVVTHDDPQNRPTVFRKLPRLMQGKWQSVGRLDLNTEGLLLFTSSGELANKLMHPRFGLEREYAVRVLGALSNEEKQKLLDGVRLDDGMASFGSIEDGGGEGSNCWYRVTISEGRNREVRRMLESVGHAVSRLIRIRYGAMVLPRGLKRGAWMELDESDIRALVQAAGAARPEAAEGRAEAGVGERSGSGYRNKGRGGLRGGDGPRRDMSQGGGARGQQPRRDGGGQGQGVRGNKADSGDRQRGGSQPDPMKTSVGYIGMDSLSRQRQDKRRPGGGGPRRGGGR
- the ndk gene encoding nucleoside-diphosphate kinase — translated: MAIERTLSIIKPDAVAKNVIGQIYARFEAAGLKVVAARMAHLSRLEAEQFYAVHKARPFFKDLVDFMISGPVMIQALEGENAILKNRELMGATDPKKAEAGTIRADFADSIDANAVHGSDAAETAAAEVAFFFPGLNIFSR
- the rlmN gene encoding 23S rRNA (adenine(2503)-C(2))-methyltransferase RlmN; amino-acid sequence: MTTNLLEFDLDGLAAFCEQLGEKRFRATQLFRWIHQRGASNFDAMSDLAKALRGKLNGCAKVEALPVVSEHVSSDGTVKWLFDVGDGNAVEAVFIPEDDRGTLCVSSQAGCAVGCRFCSTGHQGFSRNLTTGEILAQLWFAEHTLRQRFNTEERVISNVVMMGMGEPLQNYAALVPALRVMLDDHGYGLSRRRVTVSTSGVVPMMDRLSQDCPVALAVSLHAPNDPLRDNLVPLNRKYPIQELLEACSRYLAHAPRDFITFEYCMLDGVNDQMEHAQQLVELVKRSGVRCKFNLIPFNPFPASGLLRSAQNQVAAFAKALSDAGIVTTVRKTRGDDIDAACGQLAGDVKDRTRAAERMAKQRTIVLKPVT
- the pilW gene encoding type IV pilus biogenesis/stability protein PilW translates to MVGLVGRWQHFGRWTFATCSAVVCLVALQGCATTNNMAAVSDADAGLVTPSDEPETRRRARIRLELAANYFEMGQTTVALDEVKQALAADPSYADALNLRGLIYMRLNDYPQAEDSFRRALALRGNDSNLLHNYGWLLCQQQKYADADQFFGRAIANPAYTARGKTLMARGLCQSGAGQFAEAEQSFLKAYEMDAANPVVGYHLAALLLRRNELTRSQFYIRRLNNGEYANSESLWLGIKVERALGDSVAMRQLAGQLRKRFPDSRELGAYERGAFNE
- a CDS encoding RodZ domain-containing protein, whose amino-acid sequence is MSEVVESGGGLTAGGLLREARLASGLHIAALAVALKVPVNKLEALEADNFTVLPDTVFVRALASSVCRTLKIDPVPILSLLPQSPSPRLSADSAGINAPVKGRVGKSSVSSASFSGGGAVSRPVAWVVLALLVGALILYFFPRHEEGSTLSEVVAVMPPDAVSVEVPASTAAAERPAETHMGGLPATTATVAATATVVTPAVAPASVALVPASVPAVLTGADVAADALTGTLVLRARSASWVQVKDATGALALQRSLAAGESVSVSAPTPLAVVVGRADATEVIVRGKPFDLTAVSRENVARFEVK
- the ispG gene encoding flavodoxin-dependent (E)-4-hydroxy-3-methylbut-2-enyl-diphosphate synthase, whose translation is MRDFGPVAVAAPLPRRSRQAKITWGSRIVTVGGDAPVRVQSMTNTDTVDVIGTAIQVKELAQAGSEFVRITVNTPEAAAAVPHIREQLDRMGESVPLVGDFHYNGHRLLTDFPDCAQTLSKYRINPGNVGKGDKRDRQFGQMIDAAMRWDKAVRIGVNWGSLDQELLASLMDENSRRAQPWEARQVMYEALITSAIESARQAEGMGLNGDQIILSCKVSGVQDLIAVYRALARRCDYALHLGLTEAGMGTKGTVASSTALGVLLQEGIGDTIRVSLTPQPGEARTQEVVVASEILQSLGLRVFVPSVTACPGCGRTTSTTFQELAKQIDDYLRAQMPVWRVRYPGVEGMKVAVMGCIVNGPGESKHADIGISLPGTGEAPAAPVFIDGEKALTLRGERIADEFHAIVEQYVERRYGRH